A genomic window from Brassica oleracea var. oleracea cultivar TO1000 chromosome C8, BOL, whole genome shotgun sequence includes:
- the LOC106308841 gene encoding UPF0725 protein EMB2204-like, whose product MEELDFFENPDEFPPGRGRYRLVHVKCTGRRAYTNDALVKLYAKLGLHRYNWLEGTNFEVDSLMKFNMGSAASPYYMTLVARLPSSGTKSSKKESTPFLRPHSEPVSTNYQDRLDNWALSIIPWPFSEIGFSDTKRFYMLNESELQCDWISLYVELAICTSHRWFKAKDLSNFELEIVQVAIESLDDKEPPSLNSKAAVIYIAYKDLAKARTGEPYHYQAVVRRVINQATGTLSIQGDCWISEAAATASAAESLSLGVA is encoded by the exons ATGGAGGAGCTGGAT TTTTTCGAGAACCCGGACGAGTTTCCACCAGGACGTGGTCGCTATCGCCTGGTACATGTAAAATGTACTGGAAGGCGTGCATACACTAACGATGCCTTGGTGAAGCTTTATGCCAAGCTCGGCCTTCATCGCTACAACTGGCTAGAG GGGACAAACTTTGAAGTAGATAGCTTGATGAAATTCAACATGGGTAGTGCTGCATCTCCTTACTACATGACCTTGGTTGCGCGCCTTCCATCTAGCG GGACCAAGAGTTCAAAGAAAGAGTCAACTCCTTTCTTACGTCCACATTCCGAGCCAGTGTCTACAAACTACCAAGACAGATTGGATAATTGGGCCTTGTCAATAATTCCATGGCCCTTCTCTGAGATTGGTTTCAGTGACACAAAGCGTTTTTACATG TTGAATGAATCTGAGTTGCAATGTGATTGGATATCGTTGTATGTGGAACTTGCAATCTGTACTTCCCATAGGTGGTTTAAAGCT AAGGATCTCTCCAACTTTGAGTTGGAGATTGTCCAAGTGGCCATAGAATCTCTTGATGATAAGGAGCCCCCAAGTCTCAATTCTAAAGCCGCTGTCATCTACATAGCATACAAGGACTTGGCCAAGGCTAGGACTGGTGAGCCTTATCACTACCAAGCTGTGGTGAGAAGAGTCATCAACCAGGCTACGGGAACACTGAGCATCCAAGGTGATTGCTGGATTTCAGAAGCAGCAGCAACGGCTTCGGCGGCTGAAAGCTTAAGCTTAGGGGTCGCTTAG
- the LOC106308842 gene encoding uncharacterized protein LOC106308842, translating into MAAGEARAVWQRKVSRYLVQEDAKRAPKFTSSHSSSSSSTKQVQEDSVSSPPSVVHPQNQSPCAPFMPLFQPNQRAQVKTPMEAGLINMNWEQSLSRLKAFKNESSEKHFDPTSPWNPLSSEKAGPWWRTTDKDEIASLVAQRSLHFVENCDLPTPQKMKRSYYHGSSPHEHWPSSRKKRTEEASSESDLSKSELLEALRRSQTRAREAENMAKEACAEKA; encoded by the exons ATGGCAGCAGGAGAAGCAAGAGCAGTGTGGCAAAGAAAAGTTAGCCGTTACTTAGTCCAAGAAGACGCTAAAAGAGCTCCCAAGTTCACCTCTTCCCATTCTTCTTCTTCTTCTTCAACCAAACAGGTTCAAGAAGATTCTGTCTCTTCTCCTCCTTCTGTTGTTCATCCTCAGAACCAATCACCTTGTGCACCTTTCATGCCTCTGTTTCAGCCAAACCAGAGGGCCCAAGTGAAGACGCCAATGGAGGCGGGGTTGATAAACATGAACTGGGAGCAAAGTCTTTCAAGACTGAAAGCTTTCAAGA ATGAATCCTCTGAGAAACATTTCGATCCCACCTCTCCATGGAATCCTCTCTCGAGTGAGAAAGCTGGACCCTGGTGGCGAACTACAGACAAAGATGAGATAGCTTCCTTGGTTGCACAAAGGTCTCTACACTTTGTTGAGAATTGTGATCTACCGACACCACAGAAGATGAAACGCTCTTATTATCATGGTAGTAGTCCACACGAGCACTGGCCAAGCAGCCGCAAGAAGAGAACCGAGGAGGCTTCCTCTGAGTCCGATTTGAGCAAATCAGAGCTGCTAGAAGCCCTGAGGCGTTCTCAGACAAGAGCTAGGGAAGCTGAAAACATGGCTAAAGAAGCATGCGCAGAGAAAGCGTAA
- the LOC106308843 gene encoding uncharacterized protein At4g02000-like codes for MVLIQRWEPIISASFPSQIPLWISLRGIPFHYWHEKGVSNIGLEFGELETYEVTKSSARIRCVVDGLKPLIMESILEFDSGEESLITLEYEKLGNHCSYCYRLTHLQSQCPEKPKEENARSTTRAGTPPTRHDDMRTTRDREDIAGK; via the coding sequence ATGGTGCTCATCCAGAGATGGGAACCGATAATCTCTGCATCCTTTCCTTCACAAATACCATTATGGATCTCCCTAAGAGGAATTCCCTTTCACTACTGGCATGAAAAGGGTGTCAGCAACATTGGTCTCGAGTTTGGTGAACTGGAGACATATGAAGTCACAAAGTCTAGTGCACGTATACGTTGTGTTGTCGATGGTCTCAAACCGCTGATAATGGAATCAATTCTTGAGTTTGACTCTGGTGAGGAGAGCTTGATAACCCTAGAATATGAGAAGCTAGGTAATCACTGCTCTTACTGCTATCGCCTGACACACCTCCAGTCTCAATGTCCCGAGAAGCCAAAAGAAGAAAATGCTAGGAGTACAACCCGCGCCGGTACGCCCCCCACCCGCCACGACGATATGAGAACTACAAGAGACCGAGAGGATATCGCTGGAAAGTAA
- the LOC106312171 gene encoding myosin-binding protein 1-like yields the protein MDTTQMKSQTTSRSFTRALALAFNEWLLMVMLFANSIFTYVITKFADYSDLQSPCLICSRLDHILGKKKDLKTSHWDMFCSKHRSEISSLVYCQSHGKLVDVRGMCEACLLSFDKTNKSNAESYKLLVGKLDDQPSKSPRHCTCCNQLWTPQTDSTGEGLAKPEKLTKIGLVGDLRTGKESTASKKSVRFNDLPHVGYTELKIHSDTEQEDVFSEDEGVAVKEEDHRIQNVDLEIFEKVLKEEEIISLDGIFVTSRAMEHSAHVLKEKEDLIHFQDALMEVSEISPINDVFGTSEKVLKEEEITSLDHLLLTSQGIEDSSAVMQEKEDLIHLEDISLTFDFKEHLKKALVEETELTGTSTSVATESPEDLLVEETVLKEEEEELVHLQETSLGEDSKESLADALTEETELVCLNDVTTSTSVAAETSEDVLVGEAILKKEEEELLHLQDTSLTPDSTESPADALTEKTELVCLNDVTTSTSSDAAETPEHLSKETELLPLHETSPEEVPESFTTTETHVDTSKEKDTNQADMTSLESEYVVVSPSKSTNSMPEYSNENCVSNNKEETSLTLSEMVSHTEAALDSESSSFNSMSVAAETNLDSGEWTQGGGELLDLADAYKNIIVHNESNREAHIEQWMSKDTSRVSQDLKALLTQISASRISPRISIVDQETKNLDYEDMQLLIQKRMLERNESTLSLEGVSVSEIEGESEVERLKRQVDHDRKFLTGLYKELEEERSASAVATNQAMAMITRLQEEKATFQMEALQNLRMMEEQAQYDLEAIQKLNELLVEREKVIQDLEAEIDYFRGLENKKIQNCLTGFDEERLYITSCLERIENMVQEDVNGEALVDNLVTQESVTELRERVEKLKGCFDLLEHVVNSLGYGSEGIQFVEEIASHLQTLRMKRHKHTES from the exons ATGGATACTACACAGATGAAATCTCAAACTACTTCAAGGAGTTTCACAAGAGCTTTGGCACTAGCCTTCAACGAGTGGCTGCTGATGGTCATGCTCTTTGCTAACTCCATATTCACCTACGTGATCACGAAGTTTGCAGATTACTCCGACCTCCAGTCTCCATGTCTTATATGCTCAAGGCTTGATCATATCCTTGGGAAGAAAAAAGATTTGAAGACATCTCATTGGGACATGTTTTGCTCTAAACACAGATCAGAAATCTCGTCGTTGGTTTACTGTCAATCTCATGGCAAGCTTGTAGATGTCCGTGGAATGTGTGAAGCTTGCCTTCTCTCCTTTGATAAGACCAATAAGTCCAATGCTGAAAGTTACAAATTATTGGTTGGGAAGTTGGATGACCAACCAAGCAAAAGTCCAAGACACTGCACATGTTGTAATCAGCTGTGGACACCACAAACTGATTCTACTGGTGAGGGGTTGGCTAAACCGGAAAAACTAACCAAGATTGGTTTGGTTGGTGATTTAAGAACCGGGAAAGAATCTACTGCATCCAAGAAAAGTGTCAGGTTTAATGATTTGCCTCATGTTGGGTACACTGAGCTAAAGATTCATTCAGATACAGAACAAGAAGATGTATTTTCAGAAGATGAAGGTGTTGCGGTTAAAGAAGAGGATCATAGGATTCAAAATGTGGACCTGGAGATATTTGAGAAGGTGTTGAAGGAGGAAGAAATCATTTCATTAGATGGTATTTTTGTAACATCAAGAGCCATGGAACATTCTGCACATGTCTTGAAAGAGAAGGAAGATTTGATTCACTTCCAAGATGCCTTAATGGAGGTGAGTGAGATTAGTCCAATCAATGATGTGTTTGGAACATCAGAGAAGGTGTTAAAGGAAGAAGAGATCACATCATTAGATCATCTTCTCTTAACATCACAAGGCATAGAGGATTCTTCAGCTGTTATGCAGGAGAAAGAAGATTTGATTCACCTCGAAGATATTTCTTTAACATTTGATTTTAAGGAACATCTTAAAAAGGCCTTAGTAGAGGAGACAGAGCTTACAGGTACTTCAACATCAGTTGCAACTGAATCTCCTGAAGATCTCTTAGTGGAGGAGACAGTTTTAAAGGAGGAGGAAGAAGAGCTGGTTCACCTTCAAGAAACTTCTTTAGGTGAAGATTCTAAGGAAAGTCTTGCAGATGCCTTGACTGAGGAGACTGAGCTTGTGTGCCTCAATGATGTTACTACTTCAACATCAGTTGCGGCTGAAACTTCTGAAGATGTCTTAGTGGGAGAGGCTATTCTAAAGAAGGAGGAAGAAGAGCTGCTTCACCTCCAAGATACTTCTTTAACACCAGATTCTACGGAAAGTCCTGCAGATGCCTTGACTGAGAAGACTGAGCTTGTCTGCCTCAATGATGTCACTACTTCAACATCATCAGATGCTGCTGAAACTCCTGAACATCTCTCAAAGGAAACTGAACTTCTTCCCCTCCATGAAACATCTCCAGAAGAGGTTCCTGAATCATTCACTACAACTGAAACCCATGTTGATACATCAAAGGAGAAGGACACAAACCAAGCTGATATGACCTCTCTGGAATCTGAATATGTAGTTGTATCACCTTCAAAATCTACAAACTCCATGCCTGAATATTCAAATGAAAACT GTGTATCAAACAACAAGGAAGAAACATCTCTTACATTGTCTGAGATGGTTTCTCACACAGAAGCTGCTCTTGACTCAGAATCCTCTTCTTTCAACTCAATGTCAGTAGCAGCAGAAACAAACCTTGACTCAGGTGAGTGGACTCAAGGAGGTGGTGAGTTGCTGGATCTTGCTGATGCATACAAAAACATCATTGTACACAACGAGAGTAATAGAGAAGCACATATAGAGCAATGGATGAGTAAAGACACTTCTAGAGTTAGCCAAGACCTTAAAGCACTACTCACTCAAATCTCAGCTTCTCGTATAAGCCCCAGGATATCTATTGTTGATCAGGAGACAAAGAACCTAGACTATGAAGATATGCAGTTGCTGATTCAAAAGAGAATGCTGGAGAGGAACGAGAGCACCTTATCATTAGAAGGTGTTTCCGTGAGCGAGATAGAAGGAGAAAGCGAGGTTGAGAGGTTGAAAAGACAGGTTGATCACGACAGGAAGTTTCTCACCGGTTTGTACAAAGAGCTGGAGGAAGAGAGAAGCGCTTCAGCTGTTGCTACGAACCAAGCGATGGCTATGATCACGAGGCTGCAGGAAGAGAAGGCTACGTTTCAGATGGAGGCTTTGCAGAACCTTAGGATGATGGAAGAGCAAGCTCAGTACGATCTGGAGGCGATACAGAAACTTAACGAGTTGCTTGTTGAGAGAGAGAAGGTTATTCAAGATTTAGAAGCTGAGATTGATTACTTCAGGGGTCTGGAGAATAAGAAGATACAGAACTGTTTAACTGGTTTTGATGAAGAGAGATTATATATCACTAGTTGTTTGGAGAGGATTGAGAACATGGTGCAAGAAGATGTGAATGGTGAGGCTCTTGTTGATAACTTAGTAACACAAGAATCTGTTACTGAGCTACGTGAGAGAGTAGAGAAGCTTAAGGGATGCTTTGATCTTTTGGAGCATGTTGTGAACTCTCTAGGGTATGGGAGTGAAGGTATACAGTTTGTTGAGGAAATAGCTTCTCATTTGCAAACCCTCAGAATGAAAAGACATAAGCATACAGAGAGTTGA
- the LOC106309660 gene encoding myb-related protein 306-like: MGRPPCCDKIRIKKGPWTPEEDIILVSYIQEHGPGNWRSVPTNTGLLRCSKSCRLRWTNYLRPGIKRGNFTPHEEGMIIHLQALLGNKWASIASYLPQRTDNDIKNYWNTHLKKKLNKSESEERSISENITLQTSATRNAINHRSTYASSTENISRLLEGWMRASPKSSTASFLEQKVQNRTNDLMDHHNDESPYEQGSWDQGFHVHPKKSEENVKCDHDVQEDGDGDGDGDATPPLTFIEKWLLEETNTGGQMEVMSPLMELSNML, translated from the exons ATGGGGAGGCCTCCATGCTGTGACAAGATACGGATCAAGAAAGGACCATGGACTCCTGAAGAAGACATCATTCTTGTTTCTTACATCCAAGAACATGGTCCTGGAAACTGGAGATCTGTTCCCACCAACACTG GGTTATTGAGATGCAGCAAGAGCTGTAGACTGAGATGGACAAACTATCTGAGACCTGGAATCAAACGTGGAAACTTCACTCCTCATGAGGAGGGAATGATCATTCACTTACAAGCCCTATTGGGTAACAA ATGGGCGTCCATAGCTTCATATCTACCACAAAGAACTGATAATGATATCAAAAACTATTGGAACACCCATTTGAAGAAGAAACTTAACAAGTCTGAGAGTGAAGAGAGAAGCATTTCAGAAAACATCACGTTGCAAACTTCAGCCACAAGAAACGCCATTAATCATAGATCTACCTATGCTTCAAGCACTGAAAACATTTCTCGCCTTCTAGAAGGTTGGATGAGAGCATCCCCAAAGAGTAGCACGGCTAGTTTCTTGGAACAAAAAGTGCAAAACAGGACGAACGATCTCATGGATCATCACAATGATGAGTCTCCATATGAGCAAGGTTCTTGGGATCAGGGATTCCATGTTCATCCAAAGAAATCAGAGGAAAACGTTAAATGCGATCATGATGTTCAAGAAGATGGTGATGGTGATGGTGATGGTGATGCTACTCCACCATTGACATTTATTGAGAAATGGCTTTTGGAGGAAACAAATACTGGTGGTCAAATGGAGGTGATGAGTCCATTGATGGAGCTCTCTAATATGCTTTAA
- the LOC106307188 gene encoding vesicle-associated protein 2-2-like yields MNMPLLDIQPRTLKFVVDLKKQSTCVVQLTNTTHLFVAFKVKTTSPKKYCVRPNVGVVAPKSTCEFSVIMQAFKEPPPDMACKDKFLIQSTAVPEETTDEDITASMFSKAEGKHIEENKLRVTLVMASDSPELSPIKGTLKQEALFEDSIPKDRLHGQSETLPPQYESEIVKEPPRMVGHDELKQPRKGVIDFIENDIKATKGGGYDSSKMAKEADSDLIRSHKDEDDGRVIKPTHDLGTTTNMAMDLSGDQGFANRKPSANSVTYPEEPKMHRDRDVVQQQKTDAQNIKALDEYKLVKDIEEMKLKVNALESKLKQADSTISKLMEERSISSQHRESLQQELAEMRTKKIVKEVHIGFPLLFVCVVAFISIVIGYCLRT; encoded by the exons ATGAATATGCCGTTGTTGGATATTCAACCACGAACGTTGAAGTTTGTAG TTGATCTCAAGAAGCAGAGTACCTGCGTGGTACAGCTTACCAATACAACCCATCTTTTTGTTGCTTTTAAG GTCAAGACTACATCACCGAAGAAGTACTGTGTCCGTCCAAATGTTGGCGTTGTGGCACCAAAATCAACCTGCGAATTCTCTG TGATTATGCAAGCTTTCAAAGAGCCACCTCCAGATATGGCTTGCAAGGACAAGTTCTTAATCCAGAGTACTGCTGTGCCTGAGGAAACAACTGATGAAGACATCACTGCTAGCATG TTCTCCAAAGCGGAAGGCAAACACATTGAGGAAAACAAACTGAGAGTCACTCTCGTGATGGCTTCTGACTCACCTGAACTATCTCCAATTAAGGGGACACTCAAGCAGGAAGCATTATTTGAAGATTCCATCCCCAAGGATCGATTACATGGTCAATCAGAGACTCTTCCTCCACAATAT GAGAGTGAGATTGTAAAGGAGCCGCCGAGGATGGTTGGGCATGATGAGTTAAAGCAACCAAGGAAAGGCGTCATAGATTTTATTGAAAATGACATAAAGGCAACTAAAGGTGGTGGCTACGATTCATCAAAAATGGCAAAAGAAGCTGACTCTGATCTTATTAGGTCTCATAAGGATGAGGATGATGGAAGGGTAATAAAGCCAACACATGATTTGGGTACTACCACGAATATGGCCATGGATCTTTCTGGGGACCAAGGGTTTGCTAATCGAAAACCCTCAGCCAACAGTGTGACTTATCCTGAAGAACCAAAGATGCATAGAGACAGAGACGTTGTCCAGCAGCAGAAAACAGATGCTCAGAATATCAAAGCATTGGATGAGTATAAGTTGGTTAAAGACATTGAGGAGATGAAGCTGAAAGTCAATGCTCTTGAATCCAAGCTAAAACAG GCTGATTCAACCATTTCGAAGCTAATGGAGGAGCGGTCTATAAGCTCTCAACATAGAGAAAGCTTGCAACAAGAGCTG GCGGAGATGAGGACGAAGAAGATAGTGAAAGAAGTGCACATTGGGTTCCCTCTGCTGTTTGTATGCGTGGTTGCATTCATCAGCATTGTTATCGGGTATTGTCTGCGCACATGA
- the LOC106312192 gene encoding probable histone H2AXa → MSTGAASGTTKGGRGKPKATKSVSRSSKAGLQFPVGRIARFLKAGKYAERVGAGAPVYLSAVLEYLAAEVLELAGNAARDNKKTRIVPRHIQLAVRNDEELSKLLGAVTIANGGVLPNIHSNLLPSKVGKNKGDIGSASQEF, encoded by the exons ATGAGCACCGGCGCAGCAAGCGGCACGACGAAAGGAGGGAGAGGAAAGCCAAAGGCCACCAAGTCCGTCTCTCGTTCCTCGAAAGCCGGTCTTCAGTTCCCCGTCGGAAGAATCGCGAGATTCCTCAAAGCCGGTAAATACGCGGAGCGTGTCGGTGCCGGAGCTCCGGTTTACCTCTCCGCCGTTCTCGAGTACCTCGCCGCTGAG GTGTTGGAGCTCGCTGGAAACGCGGCGAGGGATAACAAGAAGACGCGTATTGTCCCGAGGCATATTCAGCTTGCGGTGAGGAATGATGAGGAGCTGAGTAAGCTTCTGGGAGCTGTGACGATTGCTAACGGAGGAGTGTTGCCGAATATTCATTCGAATCTTTTGCCTTCCAAGGTTGGGAAGAACAAAGGAGATATTGGATCTGCTTCTCAAGAGTTTTGA